CTCGCGTTTTCATCAGGAGTGAGCCCGTGCACCGAATTGAACACCAGCGCATAGCCACCTATTTCCTGGGATATGGTCTGCGCGGACCGCGGGTCTATGAGGCTCTCGAAAAAAACCGCGCTCACGTTCCTTTCCCTGGCCTGGGTTATTATCGCGGCAAGCTCTGACGCTGAAGGCTCTGCTTCCGGATTTATCCCGGTTATCGCGACCTGATTGCAACCGTATTCCCTGCAGAAATAGCCGAGCGTCGCGTGGGTTATGAGCACGTCTTTCTTTTCGCACGCGCTCATTCCGCTTCTTATCTTCGCGTCCAGCGCATCCAGCTTGGTTTTGTAATTTT
The DNA window shown above is from Candidatus Micrarchaeia archaeon and carries:
- a CDS encoding zinc ABC transporter substrate-binding protein — translated: NYKTKLDALDAKIRSGMSACEKKDVLITHATLGYFCREYGCNQVAITGINPEAEPSASELAAIITQARERNVSAVFFESLIDPRSAQTISQEIGGYALVFNSVHGLTPDENARGGNYITLMEENLANLKKGLACR